One segment of Ricinus communis isolate WT05 ecotype wild-type chromosome 8, ASM1957865v1, whole genome shotgun sequence DNA contains the following:
- the LOC8274488 gene encoding sulfite exporter TauE/SafE family protein 3 isoform X1: protein MMDCSGLKEWNLRLRKKYLVGLIVVASMVIVAESASSYNQTQQAGYLHHGNKGHSDYKHVWPEMRIGWRIVVGAIIGFFGAAFGSAGGVGGGGIYVPMLTLIIGFDAKSSIAISKCMITGAAASTVYYNLKQRHPTLEMPVIDYDLALLIQPMLVLGVSIGVTFNVIFADWMITVLLIIIFIFMSTKAFSKGIQTWKKETIKKKEAVTPLELNGDNAEVVIPTPPPEILSDNAQIETKGPKKEKVSLIENVYWKALGLLLVIWFMILALQIAKNYTKTCTVPYWILDFAQIPVAASLTIYQAVRLYKGRRKIASRGEAGSNWRVHKLLLYCFSGLLAGIIGGLLGLGGGFILGPLFLEMGIPPQVSSATATFAMTFSASMSVVEYYLLKRFPVPYALYPFAVTTLAGFVGQYVVKKVIDMLGRASIIIFILSFTILVSAISLGGVGLADMIKKIERKEYMGFEDICLYS from the exons ATGATGGACTGCAGTGGGTTAAAAGAATGGAATTTAAGATTGAGGAAGAAATATTTGGTTGGTTTAATTGTTGTAGCTTCAATGGTGATTGTAGCAGAGTCAGCTTCATCTTACAATCAGACTCAACAGGCTGGATATTTGCATCATGGAAATAAAGGTCATTCAGACTATAAACATGTCTGGCCG GAAATGAGAATTGGGTGGAGAATTGTGGTGGGAGCTATTATTGGATTCTTTGGAGCAGCATTTGGGAGTGCAGGAGGTGTCGGAGGAGGTGGCATTTATGTTCCGATGCTTACCTTGATTATTGGGTTCGATGCAAAATCATCAATAGCCATATCAAAAT GCATGATAACTGGTGCAGCAGCTTCAACAGTATACTACAATTTGAAGCAGAGACATCCTACTCTTGAAATGCCAGTGATCGACTATGATCTTGCTCTCCTAATCCAACCAATGCTGGTTCTAGGAGTTAGCATTGGAGTTACTTTCAATGTTATTTTTGCCGATTGGATGATCACAGTTTTgctaattattatctttatat TTATGTCAACCAAGGCCTTTTCAAAGGGCATTCAAACATGGAAGAAGGAAACCATAAAAAAGAAG GAGGCTGTCACACCCCTGGAGTTGAATG GTGACAACGCTGAAGTGGTGATTCCCACACCTCCTCCTGAAATCTTAAGCGATAATGCTCAAATTGAAACCAAAGGtcctaaaaaggaaaag GTGTCTCTCATTGAAAATGTTTACTGGAAAGCACTTGGACTTCTTTTAGTTATCTGGTTCATGATCCTTGCTTTGCAGATTGCTAAG AATTACACTAAAACTTGTACTGTGCCATATTGGATATTAGACTTTGCTCAG ATTCCGGTAGCTGCGTCATTAACTATATATCAGGCAGTTAGACTTTACAAAGGACGGAGAAAAATTGCATCCAGAGGAGAAGCAGGAAGCAATTGGCGGGTACATAAGTTGCTTCTTTATTGCTTTTCTGGTCTATTGGCTGGCATTATTGGAGGATTGCTCGGTCTTGGCGGAGGATTCATTTTAGGTCCACTTTTTCTTGAAATGGGAATCCCTCCACAG GTGTCAAGTGCGACAGCCACATTTGCAATGACATTTTCCGCATCCATGTCTGTCGTGGAATATTACCTTCTGAAGCGTTTCCCAGTTCCTTATG CTCTCTATCCCTTTGCTGTGACCACCCTTGCTGGCTTCGTGGGGCAATATGTAGTGAAAAAAGTCATTGATATGTTAGGAAGAGCATCCATAATCATCTTCATTTTGTCTTTCACAATCTTGGTCAGTGCTATATCATTAG GTGGAGTTGGGTTAGCAGACATGATCAAAAAGATTGAAAGGAAAGAGTACATGGGATTTGAAGACATTTGTTTATATTCGTAG
- the LOC8274488 gene encoding sulfite exporter TauE/SafE family protein 3 isoform X2, which produces MVIVAESASSYNQTQQAGYLHHGNKGHSDYKHVWPEMRIGWRIVVGAIIGFFGAAFGSAGGVGGGGIYVPMLTLIIGFDAKSSIAISKCMITGAAASTVYYNLKQRHPTLEMPVIDYDLALLIQPMLVLGVSIGVTFNVIFADWMITVLLIIIFIFMSTKAFSKGIQTWKKETIKKKEAVTPLELNGDNAEVVIPTPPPEILSDNAQIETKGPKKEKVSLIENVYWKALGLLLVIWFMILALQIAKNYTKTCTVPYWILDFAQIPVAASLTIYQAVRLYKGRRKIASRGEAGSNWRVHKLLLYCFSGLLAGIIGGLLGLGGGFILGPLFLEMGIPPQVSSATATFAMTFSASMSVVEYYLLKRFPVPYALYPFAVTTLAGFVGQYVVKKVIDMLGRASIIIFILSFTILVSAISLGGVGLADMIKKIERKEYMGFEDICLYS; this is translated from the exons ATGGTGATTGTAGCAGAGTCAGCTTCATCTTACAATCAGACTCAACAGGCTGGATATTTGCATCATGGAAATAAAGGTCATTCAGACTATAAACATGTCTGGCCG GAAATGAGAATTGGGTGGAGAATTGTGGTGGGAGCTATTATTGGATTCTTTGGAGCAGCATTTGGGAGTGCAGGAGGTGTCGGAGGAGGTGGCATTTATGTTCCGATGCTTACCTTGATTATTGGGTTCGATGCAAAATCATCAATAGCCATATCAAAAT GCATGATAACTGGTGCAGCAGCTTCAACAGTATACTACAATTTGAAGCAGAGACATCCTACTCTTGAAATGCCAGTGATCGACTATGATCTTGCTCTCCTAATCCAACCAATGCTGGTTCTAGGAGTTAGCATTGGAGTTACTTTCAATGTTATTTTTGCCGATTGGATGATCACAGTTTTgctaattattatctttatat TTATGTCAACCAAGGCCTTTTCAAAGGGCATTCAAACATGGAAGAAGGAAACCATAAAAAAGAAG GAGGCTGTCACACCCCTGGAGTTGAATG GTGACAACGCTGAAGTGGTGATTCCCACACCTCCTCCTGAAATCTTAAGCGATAATGCTCAAATTGAAACCAAAGGtcctaaaaaggaaaag GTGTCTCTCATTGAAAATGTTTACTGGAAAGCACTTGGACTTCTTTTAGTTATCTGGTTCATGATCCTTGCTTTGCAGATTGCTAAG AATTACACTAAAACTTGTACTGTGCCATATTGGATATTAGACTTTGCTCAG ATTCCGGTAGCTGCGTCATTAACTATATATCAGGCAGTTAGACTTTACAAAGGACGGAGAAAAATTGCATCCAGAGGAGAAGCAGGAAGCAATTGGCGGGTACATAAGTTGCTTCTTTATTGCTTTTCTGGTCTATTGGCTGGCATTATTGGAGGATTGCTCGGTCTTGGCGGAGGATTCATTTTAGGTCCACTTTTTCTTGAAATGGGAATCCCTCCACAG GTGTCAAGTGCGACAGCCACATTTGCAATGACATTTTCCGCATCCATGTCTGTCGTGGAATATTACCTTCTGAAGCGTTTCCCAGTTCCTTATG CTCTCTATCCCTTTGCTGTGACCACCCTTGCTGGCTTCGTGGGGCAATATGTAGTGAAAAAAGTCATTGATATGTTAGGAAGAGCATCCATAATCATCTTCATTTTGTCTTTCACAATCTTGGTCAGTGCTATATCATTAG GTGGAGTTGGGTTAGCAGACATGATCAAAAAGATTGAAAGGAAAGAGTACATGGGATTTGAAGACATTTGTTTATATTCGTAG
- the LOC8274489 gene encoding sulfite exporter TauE/SafE family protein 3 isoform X1 yields MRFGWKIVLGGVIGVFGAACGSVGGVGGGGIFVPMLTLIVGFDAKSSTALSKCMITGAAAATVYYNLKLRHPTLELPIIDYDLALLFQPMLVLGISLGVALNVIFADWAITILLIILFIVTSSKAFFKGVETWKQETKLKKEAARHLEIDEDTTEEMEEKSPPTGSTIVAQAQFSESKREKVSIGENVCWKELGLLVAVWSIILALQIGKNYSTTCSVTYWVLSTLQIPVAVGVTGYEAISLYKGQRKIASRGEVSTNWKIHQLVSYSAIGILAGVVGGMLGLGGGFILGPLFLEMGIPPQVSSATATFIMAFSASMSVIEYYLLKRFPVPYALYLFAVAIIAAFVGQHVVRKLISLLGRASLIIFILAFTIFASAISLGGVGIARAIKKIERKEYMGFEDICSYEA; encoded by the exons ATGAGATTTGGCTGGAAAATTGTGCTTGGTGGCGTAATTGGAGTCTTTGGTGCAGCATGTGGGAGTGTGGGAGGTGTTGGCGGGGGTGGCATCTTTGTTCCTATGCTTACCTTGATTGTTGGGTTTGATGCGAAATCATCAACAGCTTTGtcaaaat GTATGATAACAGGTGCAGCAGCTGCAACTGTTTACTACAATTTAAAGTTAAGACATCCCACACTTGAGCTGCCTATCATTGACTATGATCTAGCACTTCTATTTCAACCAATGTTGGTCCTAGGAATTAGCCTGGGAGTTGCTCTCAACGTCATTTTTGCAGACTGGGCAATCACAATTTTGCTAATCATTCTTTTCATAG TGACATCGAGCAAGGCATTCTTCAAGGGTGTTGAAACATGGAAACAAGAAACCAAATTGAAAAAG GAGGCTGCTAGACACTTGGAAATTGATG AGGACACAACTGAAGAGATGGAGGAAAAATCTCCTCCCACGGGCTCCACCATTGTTGCTCAAGCACAATTCAGTGAGTCCAAAAGGGAGAAG GTCTCTATTGGTGAGAATGTTTGCTGGAAGGAACTTGGACTTCTTGTTGCTGTTTGGTCGATAATTCTTGCCTTGCAGATTGGCAAG AATTACTCAACAACTTGTTCAGTAACATATTGGGTATTAAGCACATTACAG ATCCCTGTAGCTGTTGGTGTAACTGGATATGAGGCAATTAGCCTGTATAAAGGCCAGCGAAAGATTGCATCCAGGGGAGAAGTCAGCACAAactggaaaatccaccaactTGTTTCCTATTCTGCCATTGGTATATTGGCTGGTGTAGTTGGTGGGATGCTTGGACTTGGTGGCGGGTTCATTTTAGGTCCTCTATTTCTGGAGATGGGAATCCCTCCTCAG GTGTCAAGTGCTACAGCTACATTTATTATGGCTTTCTCTGCTTCCATGTCCGTCATCGAATATTATCTTCTCAAACGTTTCCCTGTTCCTTATG CTCTTTACCTTTTTGCTGTGGCTATCATTGCTGCATTTGTGGGGCAACATGTGGTAAGAAAGTTGATTAGCTTACTGGGGAGAGCATCCCTGAtaattttcattctagccTTCACAATCTTTGCAAGTGCAATATCACTCG GTGGTGTTGGCATAGCACGTGCAATTAAAAAGATCGAAAGGAAGGAGTACATGGGATTCGAGGACATTTGTTCTTATGAAGCTTAG
- the LOC8274489 gene encoding sulfite exporter TauE/SafE family protein 3 isoform X2, with product MRFGWKIVLGGVIGVFGAACGSVGGVGGGGIFVPMLTLIVGFDAKSSTALSKCAAAATVYYNLKLRHPTLELPIIDYDLALLFQPMLVLGISLGVALNVIFADWAITILLIILFIVTSSKAFFKGVETWKQETKLKKEAARHLEIDEDTTEEMEEKSPPTGSTIVAQAQFSESKREKVSIGENVCWKELGLLVAVWSIILALQIGKNYSTTCSVTYWVLSTLQIPVAVGVTGYEAISLYKGQRKIASRGEVSTNWKIHQLVSYSAIGILAGVVGGMLGLGGGFILGPLFLEMGIPPQVSSATATFIMAFSASMSVIEYYLLKRFPVPYALYLFAVAIIAAFVGQHVVRKLISLLGRASLIIFILAFTIFASAISLGGVGIARAIKKIERKEYMGFEDICSYEA from the exons ATGAGATTTGGCTGGAAAATTGTGCTTGGTGGCGTAATTGGAGTCTTTGGTGCAGCATGTGGGAGTGTGGGAGGTGTTGGCGGGGGTGGCATCTTTGTTCCTATGCTTACCTTGATTGTTGGGTTTGATGCGAAATCATCAACAGCTTTGtcaaaat GTGCAGCAGCTGCAACTGTTTACTACAATTTAAAGTTAAGACATCCCACACTTGAGCTGCCTATCATTGACTATGATCTAGCACTTCTATTTCAACCAATGTTGGTCCTAGGAATTAGCCTGGGAGTTGCTCTCAACGTCATTTTTGCAGACTGGGCAATCACAATTTTGCTAATCATTCTTTTCATAG TGACATCGAGCAAGGCATTCTTCAAGGGTGTTGAAACATGGAAACAAGAAACCAAATTGAAAAAG GAGGCTGCTAGACACTTGGAAATTGATG AGGACACAACTGAAGAGATGGAGGAAAAATCTCCTCCCACGGGCTCCACCATTGTTGCTCAAGCACAATTCAGTGAGTCCAAAAGGGAGAAG GTCTCTATTGGTGAGAATGTTTGCTGGAAGGAACTTGGACTTCTTGTTGCTGTTTGGTCGATAATTCTTGCCTTGCAGATTGGCAAG AATTACTCAACAACTTGTTCAGTAACATATTGGGTATTAAGCACATTACAG ATCCCTGTAGCTGTTGGTGTAACTGGATATGAGGCAATTAGCCTGTATAAAGGCCAGCGAAAGATTGCATCCAGGGGAGAAGTCAGCACAAactggaaaatccaccaactTGTTTCCTATTCTGCCATTGGTATATTGGCTGGTGTAGTTGGTGGGATGCTTGGACTTGGTGGCGGGTTCATTTTAGGTCCTCTATTTCTGGAGATGGGAATCCCTCCTCAG GTGTCAAGTGCTACAGCTACATTTATTATGGCTTTCTCTGCTTCCATGTCCGTCATCGAATATTATCTTCTCAAACGTTTCCCTGTTCCTTATG CTCTTTACCTTTTTGCTGTGGCTATCATTGCTGCATTTGTGGGGCAACATGTGGTAAGAAAGTTGATTAGCTTACTGGGGAGAGCATCCCTGAtaattttcattctagccTTCACAATCTTTGCAAGTGCAATATCACTCG GTGGTGTTGGCATAGCACGTGCAATTAAAAAGATCGAAAGGAAGGAGTACATGGGATTCGAGGACATTTGTTCTTATGAAGCTTAG
- the LOC8274490 gene encoding LOW QUALITY PROTEIN: uncharacterized protein LOC8274490 (The sequence of the model RefSeq protein was modified relative to this genomic sequence to represent the inferred CDS: inserted 2 bases in 1 codon) codes for MEESINEILPPRLEDAGLEDCALPPDSIKEAFFKAASAVKSRVTSILTSDDEDEETDCVQDPWPDEAKEFVDGAPWPESAVPDSLTGVESGADAPGPCVAEKGGGVVEEGKDKVVVVGGDDVKEREKEKECVNEGLKGLKIGGEKKKGENGGDXEEEKEEGERPILTEGFV; via the exons ATGgaagaatcaataaacgagaTCCTCCCTCCACGTCTGGAAGACGCAGGCCTCGAAGACTGTGCTCTACCTCCCGATTCAATTAAAGAAGCTTTTTTTAAAGCAGCCTCCGCCGTTAAGTCACGCGTCACCTCAATCTTGACCAGCGACGACGAAGATGAAGAGACCGATTGTGTGCAAGACCCTTGGCCTGATGAAGCTAAAGAGTTCGTCGACGGCGCCCCCTGGCCGGAATCTGCTGTGCCGGACAGTTTGACGGGAGTAGAGAGTGGGGCAGATGCGCCGGGCCCGTGTGTGGCGGAGAAGGGTGGGGGAGTGGTGGAGGAGGGTAAGGACAAGGTGGTGGTGGTTGGCGGTGATGACGTgaaggagagagaaaaagaaaaggagtgTGTTAATGAAGGGTTAAAAGGGTTAAAGATTGGaggagagaagaagaaaggagaaaaTGGGGGTGA TGAGGAGGAGAAAGAAGAAGGTGAGAGGCCAATTTTGACTGAAGGTTTTGTGTAA
- the LOC8274491 gene encoding ras-related protein Rab7 isoform X2 translates to MYPTSSFFSYNLQACAWVGKTSLMNQYVNRKFSNQYKATIGADFLTKEVQFEDKLFTLQIWDTAGQERFQSLGVAFYRGADCCVLVYDVNVMKSFDNLNNWREEFLIQASPSDPENFPFVVLGNKIDVDGGNSRVVSEKKAKAWCASKGNIPYFETSAKEGFNVDAAFQCIAKNALKNEPEEEIYLPDTIDVGGGGRQQRSTGCEC, encoded by the exons ATGTACCCAACAAGTAGTTTTTTTTCCTACAACTTACAAGCATGTGCCTG GGTAGGGAAGACATCATTGATGAATCA GTATGTGAATCGTAAGTTTAGTAACCAGTATAAAGCGACAATAGGAGCTGATTTTTTGACAAAAGAAGTTCAATTTGAGGATAAGTTATTTACATTGCAG ATATGGGATACTGCCGGGCAGGAAAGGTTTCAAAGCCTTGGAGTGGCTTTCTACCGTGGTGCGGACTGCTGTGTTCTTGTGTATGATGTGAATGTCATGAAGTCATTTGATAATCTTAATAACTGGAGAGAAGAGTTTCTGATTCAG GCTAGTCCCTCTGACCCTGAGAACTTCCCATTTGTGGTGTTGGGGAACAAAATAGATGTTGATGGTGGCAATAGTCGGGTG GTTTCAGAGAAGAAGGCAAAGGCATGGTGTGCTTCTAAGGGAAACATACCTTACTTTGAGACTTCTGCAAAAGAAGGATTTAACGTGGATGCTGCTTTCCAGTGCATAGCCAAAAATGCACTCAAGAATGAACCTGAAGAAGAAAT ATACCTTCCCGACACAATCGATGTCGGGGGTGGAGGGAGGCAGCAAAGATCTACAGGGTGTGAATGTTAG
- the LOC8274491 gene encoding ras-related protein Rab7 isoform X1, with amino-acid sequence MASRRRMLLKVIILGDSGVGKTSLMNQYVNRKFSNQYKATIGADFLTKEVQFEDKLFTLQIWDTAGQERFQSLGVAFYRGADCCVLVYDVNVMKSFDNLNNWREEFLIQASPSDPENFPFVVLGNKIDVDGGNSRVVSEKKAKAWCASKGNIPYFETSAKEGFNVDAAFQCIAKNALKNEPEEEIYLPDTIDVGGGGRQQRSTGCEC; translated from the exons ATGGCTTCCCGTAGACGCATGCTCCTTAAGGTCATAATTCTCGGTGACAGCGg GGTAGGGAAGACATCATTGATGAATCA GTATGTGAATCGTAAGTTTAGTAACCAGTATAAAGCGACAATAGGAGCTGATTTTTTGACAAAAGAAGTTCAATTTGAGGATAAGTTATTTACATTGCAG ATATGGGATACTGCCGGGCAGGAAAGGTTTCAAAGCCTTGGAGTGGCTTTCTACCGTGGTGCGGACTGCTGTGTTCTTGTGTATGATGTGAATGTCATGAAGTCATTTGATAATCTTAATAACTGGAGAGAAGAGTTTCTGATTCAG GCTAGTCCCTCTGACCCTGAGAACTTCCCATTTGTGGTGTTGGGGAACAAAATAGATGTTGATGGTGGCAATAGTCGGGTG GTTTCAGAGAAGAAGGCAAAGGCATGGTGTGCTTCTAAGGGAAACATACCTTACTTTGAGACTTCTGCAAAAGAAGGATTTAACGTGGATGCTGCTTTCCAGTGCATAGCCAAAAATGCACTCAAGAATGAACCTGAAGAAGAAAT ATACCTTCCCGACACAATCGATGTCGGGGGTGGAGGGAGGCAGCAAAGATCTACAGGGTGTGAATGTTAG
- the LOC8274492 gene encoding uncharacterized protein LOC8274492 — protein sequence MGLFSLTVAGAGFMLIGAYESLSSSMSSSPVNHQITKSAIEKNPKGQSLIYIGITVFSFLFIIDSLISLFNAIDSKDTIGYALQLQVLAIAALFLLYSILGLLSKFSSSVLFPSSILNLVLLFAFVEEFLLYYLQRKDTSGIENRYFDLLLVPISICVLSTILELKSSSKSNNYARLARGVGLILQGTWFVQMGISFYTNMIVHGCSLHERSRGDYTIKCKGHPEYHRARGIATLQFNCHLALLVVMVTSAYSIMAKKNGGRDDFMRYKPLGAEMQQMEINGHFTLDSDEDEIQEEENVTEEKSTRVEVGVNGYGSHE from the coding sequence ATGGGGCTTTTCTCTCTTACAGTTGCAGGTGCTGGTTTTATGCTGATTGGTGCATATGAATCTCTCTCAAGTTCAATGTCATCTTCACCTGTCAATCATCAGATAACAAAATCAGCTAtagaaaagaacccaaaaggccaatctttaatttatatcGGTATCActgttttctcttttctctttattatcgACTCTTTAATCTCTCTTTTCAACGCTATTGATTCAAAAGATACAATTGGGTATGCCCTTCAGTTGCAAGTCCTTGCTATTGCTGCACTCTTTTTGCTGTATTCAATTTTAGGTTTGCTATCCAAATTCTCAAGTTCTGTTCTTTTCCCTTCTTCAATCCTTAATTTGGTTCTTTTGTTTGCTTTCGTGGAAGAGTTCTTGTTATATTATTTGCAAAGAAAGGACACAAGTGGGATTGAGAATAGGTACTTTGACCTTCTACTTGTACCTATTTCAATTTGTGTGCTTTCTACTATTCTTGAGTTGAAATCTTCTTCGAAATCGAATAATTATGCAAGACTGGCACGCGGGGTTGGGCTGATTTTGCAAGGGACTTGGTTTGTGCAAATGGGTATTTCCTTTTACACCAATATGATTGTTCATGGTTGCTCTTTGCATGAGAGAAGTAGAGGGGATTATACTATAAAATGTAAAGGGCACCCTGAGTATCATAGGGCTAGAGGGATTGCCACGCTTCAATTTAATTGCCATCTTGCTTTGCTTGTGGTTATGGTGACGAGTGCTTACTCCATTATGGCTAAGAAGAATGGTGGCCGTGACGATTTTATGCGATATAAGCCGCTTGGAGCAGAGATGCAGCAGATGGAGATTAATGGGCACTTCACTTTGGATTCTGACGAGGATGAGATTCAAGAAGAGGAGAATGTGACTGAGGAGAAGTCAACTAGAGTTGAAGTGGGTGTTAATGGTTATGGTTCTCATGAGTGA
- the LOC112534354 gene encoding blue copper protein 1a — translation MASHGSILILVLPVAIVPMFSLAKEYIVGDETGWTIAFDYQAWAQGKDFRGGDKLGKDLISRYPDDEIKADPLPPSKPRMDPLNYEGPIIRARSKTFKAALYSFMIHKVYTTIGAHNVFRVNRTAFHNCNIPPLDQALATGNDTIVLATPGKKWYICGVGKHCEVGGQKLTITVQSEAPAPSPSMVPSPLGGMLARKRLFINFLMWG, via the exons ATGGCTTCTCATGGCTCAATCCTCATCCTTGTGCTCCCTGTTGCCATTGTTCCTATGTTTAGTTTGGCAAAAGAGTACATTGTTGGGGATGAAACAGGGTGGACTATAGCGTTTGATTACCAAGCTTGGGCTCAGGGCAAGGACTTTCGCGGTGGAGACAAACTAGGTAAAGATCTCATTTCAAGA TATCCTGATGATGAAATCAAGGCTGATCCTTTACCACCAAGCAAGCCGCGAATGGATCCATTGAATTATGAAGGTCCAATCATACGAGCTAGAAGCAAGACATTCAAGGCTGCCTTGTATTCTTTCATGATCCAC AAGGTTTACACCACTATTGGTGCCCACAATGTGTTCAGAGTGAACAGAACAGCCTTTCACAATTGCAATATTCCACCACTGGACCAAGCTTTGGCTACTGGGAATGATACAATTGTTTTAGCAACGCCTGGgaaaaaatggtatatatgTGGAGTAGGCAAGCACTGTGAGGTTGGTGGCCAAAAACTTACTATAACTGTGCAATCTGAAGCTCCAGCTCCATCTCCAAGCATGGTGCCTTCTCCACTCGGTGGTATGCTTGCCAGAAAGAGACTATTCATCAACTTTCTCATGTGGGGATAA